A window from Brachyhypopomus gauderio isolate BG-103 chromosome 6, BGAUD_0.2, whole genome shotgun sequence encodes these proteins:
- the LOC143516469 gene encoding uncharacterized protein LOC143516469, which produces MEIEQKDRSDNTLANGNINPTKRGRGRPRGSVKKKIMSVKEVTHNARASRRVDFFSSDTVLKPKVKKRGRPKKIKIPGRPRKIPLTPEEEAERILRLGKQQKRKISKPLGRPRIHPLVNIPKEKRGRGRPRKYEPVTKASSDNSTVNENLKTGLNQIPEFGEGTPRKRGRPLGSAKKKRGRPAGSSATKSIIEWSPGKRGRPPGSGTNLKVKEEANGIPLKRGRPSGSGTKIKVTRQETDGTPRKRGRPLGSGTKLKVAKQETDGIPRKRGCPPGSGFKVAPQDSNGTPRKRGRPPSSGKSKTHVKDTNDGEFSSSALSASFQPRKRGRPSKAGLTDASSVSKTEAVQNEVNDPPSTKRA; this is translated from the coding sequence ATGGAGATTGAGCAGAAAGATCGATCTGACAACACTCTGGCCAATGGAAATATTAATCCTACCAAACGTGGCAGGGGCAGGCCACGAGGGTCAGTTAAGAAAAAGATTATGTCGGTGAAAGAGGTAACGCATAATGCCAGAGCATCAAGAAGAGTTGATTTCTTTTCATCTGACACAGTGCTAAAGCCAAAAGTCAAGAAGCGTGGTCGTCCTAAGAAGATAAAAATCCCAGGAAGACCAAGAAAGATCCCCCTTACACCAGAGGAAGAAGCAGAGAGAATTTTAAGGTTGGGCAAACAACAGAAACGGAAAATATCTAAGCCTCTTGGGAGACCACGCATCCATCCCCTTGTGAATATCCCAAAGGAAAAAAGGGGAAGAGGTCGTCCACGCAAATATGAACCTGTGACAAAAGCTTCCTCAGATAATAGTACTGTCAATGAAAACCTGAAAACAGGATTAAACCAAATTCCAGAATTTGGTGAAGGCACTCCCAGAAAGAGGGGAAGGCCACTAGGCTCAGCTAAGAAGAAACGGGGGCGGCCAGCAGGTTCAAGTGCTACAAAAAGTATAATTGAGTGGAGTCCTGGGAAGAGAGGACGGCCACCGGGTTCTGGAACCAATCTGAAAGTCAAAGAAGAAGCCAATGGAATTCCTCTAAAGAGGGGCAGGCCTTCAGGCTCTGGAACAAAGATAAAGGTCACAAGGCAAGAAACAGATGGAACTCCTAGAAAGAGAGGTCGACCCCTAGGATCTGGGACCAAGTTAAAGGTTGCAAAACAAGAGACTGATGGGATTCCTCGAAAGAGGGGGTGTCCCCCAGGTTCTGGGTTCAAAGTTGCCCCACAGGACTCAAATGGAACCCCTCGAAAAAGGGGGCGGCCACCTAGTTCTGGAAAATCCAAAACTCATGTAAAAGACACTAATGATGGTGAATTCAGCAGCAGTGCCTTATCTGCGAGTTTCCAACCTCGTAAGAGAGGACGTCCTAGCAAAGCTGGCTTGACTGACGCCTCTTCAGTCAGTAAAACTGAGGCAGTTCAGAATGAGGTCAATGATCCTCCCTCAACTAAGCGAGCCTGA